In Nonomuraea sp. NBC_00507, the following are encoded in one genomic region:
- a CDS encoding fumarate reductase/succinate dehydrogenase flavoprotein subunit, with product MDNSLNTERHEYDVVVIGAGGAGLRAAIEARQQGKRTAIVCKSLFGKAHTVMAEGGAAAAMGNVNSDDNWMVHFRDTMRGGKFLNNWRMAELHAKEAPDRVWELEAWGALFDRTKDGKISQRNFGGHEYPRLAHVGDRTGLELIRTLQQRVVALQQEDYENHGDYEAYIKVFSECTVTRLLKDGDRISGAYGYWRETGNFILFDAPAVVLATGGIGKSYVVTSNSWEYTGDGHALALLAGAKLINMEFIQFHPTGMVWPPSVRGILVTESVRGDGGVLRNSEGKRFMFDYIPEVFKDKYATTEEEGDRWYTDQANNRRPPELLPRDEVARAINAEVKAGRGSPQGGVFLDVSTRLPAEEIKKRLPSMHHQFKELADVDITAEPMQVGPTCHYIMGGVEVEADTGAAAVPGLFAAGEVSGGMHGSNRLGGNSLSDLLVFGRRAGAGAAAYVDGLKSRPKVAPEQVDEAHGEAIAPLGRNGENPYEVHHELQRTMNDLVGIIRKAEEVSEALQVVEKIKERVRMVGAAGSRIYNPGWHLAIDLRNMVLVSECVAKAALLREESRGGHTRDDFPGMNPDWRRKLLVCSTEDGATVTVEEKVQPRMRDDLITLFDRGELSKYLTDEEMTEFDGIAKA from the coding sequence GTGGACAACTCGCTTAACACAGAGCGTCACGAATACGACGTCGTCGTCATCGGCGCGGGCGGCGCGGGACTACGTGCCGCGATCGAGGCCCGCCAGCAGGGCAAGCGGACGGCCATCGTCTGCAAGTCGCTGTTCGGCAAGGCGCACACGGTCATGGCCGAGGGCGGCGCGGCCGCCGCGATGGGCAACGTCAACTCCGACGACAACTGGATGGTGCACTTCCGCGACACCATGCGGGGCGGCAAGTTCCTCAACAACTGGCGGATGGCCGAGCTGCACGCCAAGGAAGCTCCCGACCGGGTGTGGGAGCTGGAGGCCTGGGGCGCGCTGTTCGACCGCACCAAGGACGGCAAGATCAGCCAGCGGAACTTCGGCGGGCACGAATACCCGCGGCTCGCACACGTGGGCGACCGTACCGGGCTGGAGCTGATCCGCACCCTGCAGCAGCGCGTCGTCGCGCTCCAGCAGGAGGACTACGAGAACCACGGCGACTACGAGGCCTACATCAAGGTCTTCTCCGAGTGCACGGTCACCCGGCTGCTCAAGGACGGCGACCGGATCTCCGGCGCCTACGGCTACTGGCGCGAGACCGGAAACTTCATCCTCTTCGACGCGCCGGCCGTGGTGCTGGCCACCGGCGGCATCGGCAAGTCCTACGTCGTCACCTCCAACTCCTGGGAGTACACCGGTGACGGCCACGCCCTGGCCCTGCTGGCCGGCGCGAAGCTGATCAACATGGAGTTCATCCAGTTCCACCCCACCGGGATGGTCTGGCCGCCGTCCGTGCGCGGCATCCTCGTCACCGAGTCCGTCCGCGGTGACGGCGGCGTGCTGCGCAACTCCGAGGGCAAGCGCTTCATGTTCGACTACATCCCCGAGGTGTTCAAGGACAAGTACGCCACCACCGAGGAGGAGGGCGACCGCTGGTACACCGACCAGGCCAACAACCGGCGCCCGCCGGAGCTGCTGCCGCGTGACGAGGTGGCCCGCGCGATCAACGCCGAGGTGAAGGCCGGGCGCGGATCCCCGCAGGGCGGCGTGTTCCTCGACGTCTCCACCCGGCTCCCGGCCGAGGAGATCAAGAAGCGGCTGCCGTCGATGCACCACCAGTTCAAGGAACTGGCCGACGTCGACATCACCGCCGAGCCCATGCAGGTGGGCCCGACCTGCCACTACATCATGGGCGGCGTCGAGGTGGAGGCGGACACCGGCGCGGCGGCCGTACCGGGGCTGTTCGCGGCCGGCGAGGTGTCCGGCGGCATGCACGGCTCCAACCGGCTCGGCGGCAACTCGCTGTCCGACCTGCTGGTGTTCGGGCGCCGGGCGGGCGCGGGCGCGGCGGCGTACGTGGACGGGCTCAAGAGCCGGCCCAAGGTCGCTCCCGAGCAGGTCGACGAGGCCCACGGGGAGGCGATCGCGCCGCTGGGCCGCAACGGCGAAAACCCCTACGAGGTCCACCACGAGCTCCAGCGCACGATGAACGACCTGGTCGGCATCATCCGCAAGGCCGAGGAGGTCTCCGAAGCCCTTCAGGTCGTGGAGAAGATCAAGGAACGCGTGCGCATGGTCGGGGCGGCCGGCTCGCGCATCTACAACCCCGGCTGGCACCTCGCGATCGACCTGCGCAACATGGTGCTGGTGTCGGAGTGCGTGGCCAAGGCCGCGTTGCTGCGCGAGGAGAGCCGCGGTGGGCACACCCGCGACGACTTCCCGGGGATGAACCCGGACTGGCGCCGCAAGCTGCTCGTCTGCTCCACCGAGGACGGCGCGACGGTCACGGTCGAGGAGAAGGTCCAGCCGCGTATGCGCGACGACCTGATCACCTTGTTCGACCGCGGCGAGCTGAGCAAATACCTCACCGACGAAGAGATGACCGAGTTCGACGGGATAGCGAAGGCATGA
- a CDS encoding response regulator encodes MTEWRPIEVLLVEDDQGDILLTKEAFDFNKVRNRLNVVNDGEQAMAYLRQEDGYADAPRPDLILLDLNLPRMSGMEVLSEVKADTELATIPVVILTTSEAEEDILHSYRLHANAYVSKPVDFEQFIRVVRQIDDFFVTVVKLPTQGQRPDGRT; translated from the coding sequence ATGACTGAGTGGCGCCCGATCGAGGTCCTCCTGGTGGAGGACGACCAAGGGGACATCTTGCTGACCAAGGAGGCCTTCGACTTCAACAAGGTGCGCAACCGCCTCAACGTGGTGAACGACGGCGAGCAGGCGATGGCTTACCTGCGTCAAGAGGACGGCTACGCCGACGCGCCACGCCCGGATCTCATCCTGCTGGACCTCAACCTGCCGCGGATGAGCGGCATGGAGGTGCTGAGCGAGGTCAAGGCCGACACCGAGTTGGCGACGATCCCCGTGGTGATCCTGACGACGTCGGAAGCCGAGGAGGACATCCTCCACAGTTACCGGCTGCACGCCAACGCCTATGTGTCGAAACCGGTGGACTTTGAGCAATTTATCCGGGTTGTCCGGCAGATCGATGATTTCTTCGTGACTGTGGTTAAGTTGCCCACGCAGGGGCAGCGCCCTGACGGGCGTACGTGA
- a CDS encoding sensor histidine kinase: MSIHPLPPPKEPVGLGRLPVARWFMFTGAVAGVAFAAGVVVTMLMLSQAQALDPNADVAAQIGRLNVALIVLFAVLLGCGVGLAIIVRYAVLKPIDQLTDQVRKVAAGDFDHTLQVDRPAELAELSSHLDAMRDRVVSAWRVASDQAEELRRSNGELEQFAYVASHDLQEPLRKVASFTQMLEQRYSEELDERARQYIHYAVDGAKRMQLLINDLLDFSRVGRATGERTVTDSGEALNQAMENLSATLEDTETTITRDDLPKVKGNRLQLTQLFQNLIENAIKFRSEAPPRVHIGVKRSGDMWEFSCSDNGIGVESKYADRIFLIFQRLHPRDVYPGTGIGLALCRKIVEYHGGQMWLDKSAEGQGATFRWTLPAAGDDDD; encoded by the coding sequence ATGAGCATCCATCCGCTGCCGCCACCCAAGGAGCCGGTGGGACTGGGCAGGCTGCCGGTCGCCCGCTGGTTCATGTTCACCGGCGCGGTGGCCGGCGTGGCCTTCGCGGCCGGGGTCGTGGTCACCATGCTGATGCTCTCCCAGGCACAGGCACTGGACCCGAACGCGGACGTGGCCGCGCAGATCGGGCGGCTGAACGTGGCGTTGATCGTGCTGTTCGCGGTGTTGCTCGGCTGCGGAGTCGGACTGGCGATCATCGTGCGCTACGCCGTGCTGAAGCCCATCGACCAGCTCACCGACCAGGTGCGTAAGGTCGCCGCCGGCGACTTCGACCACACCTTGCAGGTGGACCGTCCGGCGGAGCTGGCCGAGCTGTCCAGCCACCTCGACGCCATGCGCGACCGCGTCGTGTCGGCCTGGCGGGTGGCCTCCGACCAGGCCGAGGAGCTCCGCAGATCCAACGGCGAGCTGGAGCAGTTCGCGTACGTGGCCAGCCACGACCTGCAGGAGCCGCTGCGCAAGGTGGCCAGCTTCACCCAGATGCTGGAGCAGCGTTACAGCGAGGAGCTCGACGAGCGGGCCAGGCAGTACATCCACTACGCGGTGGACGGCGCGAAACGGATGCAGCTGCTGATCAACGACCTGCTGGACTTCTCCAGAGTCGGCCGGGCCACCGGCGAGCGCACCGTGACCGACTCGGGCGAGGCGCTGAACCAGGCGATGGAGAACCTGTCGGCCACCCTGGAGGACACCGAGACCACGATCACCAGGGACGACCTGCCCAAGGTCAAGGGCAACCGGCTGCAGCTGACCCAGCTGTTCCAGAATCTGATCGAGAACGCGATCAAGTTCCGCTCCGAGGCGCCCCCGCGCGTCCACATCGGGGTGAAGCGGTCCGGCGACATGTGGGAGTTCAGCTGCTCGGACAACGGCATCGGGGTCGAGTCCAAGTACGCCGACCGCATCTTCCTCATCTTCCAGCGTCTCCACCCCCGGGACGTGTATCCAGGGACTGGCATCGGCCTGGCACTGTGCCGCAAGATCGTCGAATACCACGGCGGACAAATGTGGCTCGACAAGAGTGCGGAGGGCCAGGGTGCGACGTTCCGCTGGACGCTACCCGCGGCTGGAGACGACGATGACTGA